From Salvelinus namaycush isolate Seneca chromosome 24, SaNama_1.0, whole genome shotgun sequence, one genomic window encodes:
- the LOC120019510 gene encoding histidine triad nucleotide-binding protein 3-like: MEDTCMFCMIAKNQDKDTEIVKQDSELVCFRDINPAAPHHYLVVPKKHIVSCFSLFQEHVKLVERMAEMGRAVLQENGITNPNDIRMGFHRPPYISVPHLHLHVLAPTSEITDDMAHKFTPGTWRFATEDLLRRTLVSGVDPDHYLMLTCISGRGLSE, from the exons ATGGAAGACACCTGCATGTTCTGTATGATTGCTAAAAACCAAGACAAGGACACGGAAATTGTTAAACAG GATTCTGAACTAGTCTGCTTTCGGGACATTAACCCCGCTGCCCCACATCACTACCTGGTTGTGCCAAAAAAACATATAGTGAGCTGCTTTTCTCTCTTTCAGGAGCACGTAAAGCTAG TTGAGAGGATGGCTGAGATGGGGAGGGCTGTGTTGCAGGAAAATGGCATTACCAATCCAAATGACATCAG GATGGGGTTCCACAGACCTCCATATATCTCTGTACCTCACCTCCACCTCCATGTCCTCGCCCCGACAAGTGAGATCACTGATGACATGGCACACAAGTTCACACCAGGCACATGGAGGTTCGCCACA GAGGATTTATTGCGCAGGACCCTGGTCAGTGGAGTGGATCCAGATCATTATCTGATGCTTACATGCATCAGTGGGAGAGGGCTCTCTGAATGA